In the Pseudoalteromonas undina genome, one interval contains:
- a CDS encoding AI-2E family transporter gives MFEYVKAWYEKKFSDPNSVTLLFLLLALVAMLYFFGPLIVPVLVALIIAYLLDWPVVHLERFGLKRFTATSIVMLIFIGIMLTLILVIGPVLWQQSSNLVQETPHMVEQGKSFLLDLPAKYPSLISAEQVQSIVVTVETKVLEFGQVVLSASLNSLKDAVAWLIYLILVPLLVFFMLKDKVELSASIAKLIPRQRRLILQVWHEMNQQIMNYIRGKVFEILIIGSVSFIAFTVLDLRYAALLGVLVGFSVLIPFVGAALVTIPVAAVALFQFGLETQFWTILIIYGIIQALDGNVLVPLLFSEAVDLNPVFIIVAVLFFGGLWGFWGVFFAIPLASLVKALIKAWSSTHEELAEELGN, from the coding sequence TACTTTTTTTATTATTGGCACTGGTTGCCATGTTGTACTTTTTTGGCCCATTAATTGTGCCTGTGTTAGTGGCGCTGATCATTGCTTATTTGTTAGATTGGCCTGTAGTTCACTTGGAGCGATTTGGCTTAAAGCGTTTTACTGCCACTAGCATAGTCATGCTGATATTTATTGGTATTATGCTCACCTTAATATTAGTTATTGGCCCGGTGCTTTGGCAGCAAAGTAGTAACTTAGTGCAAGAAACACCGCATATGGTTGAGCAAGGTAAATCGTTTTTACTCGACCTTCCAGCTAAATATCCCAGCCTAATTAGCGCAGAGCAAGTACAGTCTATTGTGGTAACGGTAGAGACCAAAGTGCTTGAATTTGGCCAAGTGGTGCTGTCGGCATCGCTCAATTCATTAAAAGATGCTGTTGCGTGGTTAATTTATCTTATTTTAGTACCGCTACTGGTGTTTTTTATGCTGAAAGACAAAGTAGAGCTCAGTGCCAGCATTGCTAAACTGATCCCGCGCCAACGACGCTTAATTTTGCAAGTGTGGCATGAAATGAATCAGCAAATAATGAATTATATTCGGGGTAAAGTATTCGAAATTTTAATTATTGGCTCGGTGTCTTTTATTGCCTTTACGGTATTGGATTTACGTTATGCGGCGCTGTTAGGTGTGTTAGTTGGCTTTTCGGTGCTCATTCCATTTGTTGGTGCTGCGCTGGTGACTATACCTGTGGCGGCGGTGGCGCTGTTTCAGTTTGGTTTAGAAACCCAGTTTTGGACCATTTTAATTATTTACGGCATTATTCAAGCGCTTGATGGCAATGTGTTAGTCCCTTTATTGTTCTCTGAAGCGGTTGATTTAAATCCGGTGTTTATTATTGTTGCCGTACTATTTTTTGGTGGGCTGTGGGGCTTTTGGGGGGTGTTTTTTGCTATTCCATTAGCATCATTAGTAAAAGCGCTTATTAAGGCGTGGTCATCCACACATGAAGAACTCGCAGAAGAGCTCGGTAACTAA
- a CDS encoding aminotransferase class V-fold PLP-dependent enzyme, which produces MSEFLLPDEPNNQVYLDANATTPVLPCIAEVVCHALQICFGNPSSPHITGIQAKHLLEQTRQKARSVIGAQQGDILFTSGATEGIQTAIVSTLINAKQHAKSKPVLLYGATEHKAVPNTLKHWNAVLEINAEIIAIPVNRDGILDLDFIAQHIDNALMICTMAVNNETGVYQDLSAIEKVIRSRNNDVTWMVDCVQALGKQQLNLSKTTIDYAPFSGHKLYAPKGIGLLYIRKGSPYTPFIAGGGQESGMRSGTENLPGIAGLNKLFSLLLDKQDDTFKSADVLNLYRDKLHSALVDTFGSITFNHDFACSVPTTLNFAVNDLTSKEVIDLFDAAGIRVSGGSACSTGATQSFVLDAMGVSQWQSENAIRLSFGPAATMAQIDYACEQIRALKTVLQANCLVISDSSLVAQEVCALGLTQFRHQGACSWLYVADDQRAIIIDPIIELIPRFEKIVNTQNLTITAILNTHEHQDRHCALDLMRSALKTNLVAGEVDQLGWPVNCEQLQLTEQVLEKLATPGHSQDSVSYLLKANNGDVQYCFCGDLILPAGLGNTVLDGGDAMQMADSLTKLATELNPQSVVCSGHDYQQCFAMNWAVQQQQTPLLKALIEGDISHTEFAMQKQQADSQQHTLANSLCGYVNAKPKVETSQLSFNQAKEMLSHSSVYLIDTREPYEHGANNISGLLNVPEAKTLNIPLSRMAYALTQGQLDKNNQYILVCRSGNRSKIAAANLIELGYNRVFNLSGGLAWTS; this is translated from the coding sequence ATGTCAGAGTTTTTATTGCCAGATGAACCCAACAACCAAGTTTATCTTGATGCAAATGCGACCACACCTGTATTGCCATGTATTGCAGAGGTGGTGTGCCATGCGTTGCAAATTTGTTTTGGTAATCCCTCAAGTCCCCATATAACCGGTATTCAAGCCAAACACTTATTAGAACAAACGAGGCAAAAAGCGCGCAGCGTGATTGGTGCGCAGCAGGGCGATATATTATTTACCTCAGGTGCGACCGAAGGTATTCAAACTGCTATCGTATCAACCTTAATTAATGCCAAACAGCACGCAAAATCTAAACCGGTTTTACTGTACGGAGCAACTGAACATAAAGCGGTGCCTAATACATTAAAACATTGGAATGCCGTGCTTGAAATTAATGCTGAAATTATTGCTATTCCGGTTAACCGAGACGGTATTTTAGATTTAGACTTTATTGCTCAGCATATTGATAACGCCCTGATGATTTGTACTATGGCTGTTAATAATGAAACCGGTGTATACCAAGATTTAAGTGCTATAGAGAAGGTGATCCGCAGTCGTAATAACGATGTGACTTGGATGGTTGACTGTGTGCAGGCACTGGGTAAACAACAACTCAACCTAAGCAAAACCACTATTGATTATGCGCCATTTTCAGGACATAAGCTCTATGCACCTAAAGGCATCGGCTTATTGTATATTCGTAAAGGAAGCCCATACACGCCGTTTATAGCTGGTGGAGGCCAAGAAAGTGGCATGCGTTCAGGTACAGAAAACCTGCCCGGTATTGCTGGGCTTAATAAGCTGTTTAGTTTGCTGCTTGATAAGCAAGACGATACTTTTAAATCAGCTGATGTACTTAATTTGTATCGCGATAAACTGCATAGCGCTTTAGTTGACACCTTTGGAAGTATTACCTTTAATCATGATTTTGCCTGCTCAGTGCCCACAACACTAAACTTTGCAGTTAATGATTTAACCAGTAAAGAAGTTATTGATTTATTTGACGCTGCAGGTATTAGAGTCAGCGGTGGCTCAGCCTGTAGCACGGGCGCAACCCAAAGTTTTGTGCTTGATGCGATGGGAGTGTCACAGTGGCAAAGTGAAAACGCGATTCGTTTATCGTTTGGACCTGCCGCCACTATGGCGCAAATAGATTATGCATGTGAACAAATTCGCGCACTTAAAACAGTGTTACAAGCAAATTGTTTGGTTATTTCTGATAGTAGCTTAGTAGCACAAGAAGTATGTGCCTTGGGGCTTACCCAATTTAGACACCAAGGTGCTTGCAGTTGGTTGTATGTAGCTGATGATCAACGGGCAATTATTATTGACCCGATCATTGAGTTGATCCCTCGATTTGAAAAAATAGTGAATACACAAAATTTAACTATTACTGCTATTTTAAACACGCATGAGCACCAAGATCGTCACTGTGCTCTTGATTTAATGCGTAGCGCACTTAAAACAAATTTAGTTGCTGGTGAAGTTGATCAATTAGGCTGGCCTGTTAATTGTGAACAATTGCAACTAACCGAACAAGTACTTGAAAAGCTAGCGACGCCTGGACACAGCCAAGATAGCGTGAGTTATTTATTAAAGGCTAATAACGGCGATGTACAGTACTGTTTTTGTGGTGATTTAATTTTACCTGCGGGGCTTGGTAATACAGTACTTGATGGGGGAGATGCGATGCAGATGGCAGACTCTTTGACTAAGTTAGCAACAGAGCTTAATCCGCAAAGTGTGGTGTGCTCTGGGCATGATTATCAACAGTGTTTTGCCATGAATTGGGCTGTGCAACAGCAGCAAACACCTTTATTAAAAGCGCTTATTGAAGGTGATATCAGCCATACTGAATTTGCCATGCAAAAACAACAAGCAGACTCACAACAACACACATTAGCAAATTCGCTTTGTGGTTATGTTAATGCAAAGCCTAAAGTCGAAACTTCGCAGCTTAGTTTTAATCAAGCGAAGGAAATGCTCTCACATAGCAGTGTATATTTAATTGATACCCGAGAGCCTTATGAGCATGGCGCTAACAATATCAGTGGATTGCTTAATGTGCCTGAGGCTAAAACTTTAAATATTCCTCTAAGCCGAATGGCCTATGCACTAACCCAAGGGCAACTAGATAAAAACAATCAATACATATTGGTGTGTCGCAGTGGAAATCGTTCAAAAATTGCGGCGGCAAACTTAATTGAACTTGGTTATAACCGCGTTTTTAACTTATCGGGTGGTTTAGCATGGACCAGCTAA
- the pgi gene encoding glucose-6-phosphate isomerase has product MASRSELVSWQALENSAQKMTQTHLKTLFAQDDSRFSQFSTQIPGVLFDYSKQRIDENVFGQLISLAKECDIEAWREKMFTGEKINITEDRAVLHTALRNRAHTPLIVDGENITEAVDSELAKIKTFVEKVRSGQWLGYTGKAVKDVVSIGVGGSNLGPQTATEALKAVVDKPLNVHYVSNADGVQIASVLDKVDPETTLFVISSKTFTTSETMTNSKTAVDWFLDSAKDDSAIAKHFVAVSTNLEKTAAFGISDENVFTMWDWVGGRFSLWSAIGLPIALYAGFEAFEAILEGAFEVDEHFKSAPLEQNIPLIMALLSVWNTSFLEFDSQAILPYDQALHMLPAYLQQGEMESNGKHVTFDGQTVPYTTVPIIWGMTGINGQHAFYQCLHQGNVIVPADFIGSVKPQVNVDKHHDILLSNFFAQTEALMNGVDAQQVTADLTAKGKTPAQIEMLLKHKIHQGNRPTTSILLDTIDAKAVGRLIALYEHKIFCHGIILQICSFDQWGVELGKGLASKIEAELTDDNVVNEHDSSTQGLMAYYKQYRTQ; this is encoded by the coding sequence ATGGCGAGCCGTTCTGAGTTAGTAAGTTGGCAAGCACTAGAAAATAGTGCACAAAAGATGACACAAACACATCTGAAAACTTTATTTGCACAAGACGATTCTCGTTTTTCTCAATTCTCTACTCAAATTCCAGGTGTGTTGTTTGATTACTCAAAACAACGCATAGATGAAAACGTATTTGGTCAATTAATTTCATTAGCGAAAGAATGCGATATTGAAGCATGGCGTGAGAAAATGTTTACCGGTGAAAAAATTAATATCACCGAAGACCGTGCGGTTTTACATACTGCGCTTAGAAATCGCGCTCATACACCGCTTATTGTTGACGGCGAAAATATTACAGAAGCGGTCGATAGCGAACTTGCCAAAATTAAGACCTTTGTTGAAAAAGTGCGAAGTGGTCAATGGCTAGGTTATACCGGAAAAGCGGTAAAAGATGTGGTTAGCATTGGTGTTGGTGGTTCAAACTTAGGGCCGCAAACGGCAACTGAAGCACTTAAAGCAGTGGTTGATAAGCCATTAAACGTTCACTATGTTTCAAACGCAGATGGCGTACAAATTGCGTCAGTATTAGATAAAGTAGATCCTGAAACCACGTTATTTGTAATTTCGTCAAAGACATTTACTACCTCAGAAACCATGACTAACTCAAAAACAGCGGTTGATTGGTTTTTAGACAGTGCAAAAGATGATAGCGCTATAGCAAAGCATTTTGTTGCAGTAAGCACTAATTTAGAAAAAACTGCTGCATTTGGTATTAGTGACGAAAACGTATTTACAATGTGGGATTGGGTTGGCGGTCGTTTTTCACTTTGGAGTGCCATTGGTTTACCTATTGCACTTTATGCTGGGTTTGAAGCATTTGAGGCCATTTTAGAGGGAGCGTTTGAAGTTGATGAGCACTTTAAATCGGCGCCGCTAGAACAGAATATTCCTTTAATTATGGCGCTACTCAGTGTTTGGAATACCAGCTTTTTAGAGTTTGATTCGCAAGCTATTTTGCCATACGACCAAGCCCTGCATATGTTGCCAGCATATTTGCAACAAGGTGAAATGGAAAGTAATGGTAAACATGTAACCTTTGATGGACAGACAGTGCCATACACTACCGTGCCAATCATTTGGGGTATGACAGGGATAAACGGTCAGCATGCGTTTTATCAATGCCTGCACCAAGGTAATGTAATTGTTCCCGCTGACTTTATTGGCTCTGTAAAGCCTCAGGTTAACGTAGATAAGCATCACGATATTTTATTATCGAACTTTTTTGCACAAACCGAAGCACTAATGAACGGGGTCGATGCACAGCAGGTAACGGCTGATTTAACAGCCAAAGGGAAAACGCCTGCACAAATTGAAATGCTGCTAAAGCATAAAATTCACCAAGGAAACCGCCCAACAACGTCTATATTATTAGACACGATTGATGCAAAAGCGGTCGGTCGATTAATTGCACTGTATGAGCACAAGATTTTTTGTCACGGTATTATTTTACAAATATGCTCATTTGATCAGTGGGGCGTAGAACTTGGTAAAGGCTTAGCATCTAAAATTGAAGCTGAATTAACCGATGATAACGTGGTTAATGAGCACGACAGCTCAACACAAGGCT